A window of Brevinema andersonii genomic DNA:
TTTATTGCTGAAAATGAACATGCAATATCTTATATTGAAGTCGGTGGCAAAGTAGGATTGATTACGATATGTTCAAAATCAAAAAACTTATTACCTTCGGATCATTCGTCTGAAGAAATCGACGCAATGAGTGATCTGGTTCATGCGGTATACAGTACTTTAGGAGTTTCAACACCTTGCAATGAAGAATGGTTTTATACGCCGTTCAATAGTAAGGGTTTCAAGACACCATGGAGAATTATTCTGAATCTTAGAAGCTCTGTCTTAGCGGGGTTTGAAAATATTTCTCAGATTCTTGTTAATCCTATTTCTCAAATAGAGCTTGCTTACGCTCTGAGAATCAAAATGGCTGAATCAATGACAAACGGACATTTGGCTCCTGGCATTCATATCGCTCCGATGTACAAAAATCTCGAAAATATCTTAGCTTACCATTAAACATCTTAAAGCCTATATCCGATAAATGAACATCAAAATTAAGGAAACTGCATTGGATTTCAATTATTTTCATATTCCAACGCGTATCATTCAAGGCTATGAAAGCTTTGGACACTTAAGCGAGATGGCGGATTTATCAAAAAAACGGGTCGTTTTAGTTACTGATGAAGCATTAATTGGTCTGGGGATCACTCAGACTCTCAGGCGTTTCATCGAAAACACTGCTTATGGACTAATTGCTTACGAAACTTCGATCAACCCTAGTACTCATTACCTTTACGAAGGTGTAAATTTAGTACGCGATTCACGAGCACAGATCGTCATTGGTTTTGGAAATCCTAATGTTCTTGCTGTTGCAAGAGGTATGGTTCAGCTGGCAGCTCTCCCGGAAAATAAAACACCAATACATTACATCGAAATACCTACAATGCCTGGAATTTGCCCAGGAATCATGGATACCTATTACATTGCCGATGAACTTGACCAATTAAAACATCCGTATTATGATCCAGAATCACGTGCCGATTGGCTGCTTTTAGACTCGTCTTACACAGAACATATACGCGTAGATATTATTTTAAGTCATGCTTTCCAAGCCTTGGCTTACACAATGGACGCATATCTGTCACGAAGTTTAAGCTTGCTGGGAGAATCTTATGCATTGAAAGCTATTGAAATTTTGGTTTCAGCTGGCAATCGGCTGCCAAACGAACCCACGAATACACGCATCAAAAACGAACTTATGCTGGGAGGATTATTAGGATCATTTGCCATACAAAGTTCGAGTTTAGGAATTTCTGCTGCTCTAGGCATGGGTTTGGAAGCTGGCCGCATCTGCTCCGAAACTCAAGGAGCCGGTGCAGTATTTTTACATGCTCTCGAGTATTCTCTACTCCCCAACATATCAAAAATGCAAAAAATTTTCAAAACTTTAGACCTGCAGGATAAAGGAGATGTCTTAGAAAATGGATTTCTTGTGATGGAAACGCTACAAGAACTGGCAATTCAAATGGAAATTCCTCCTTTATCAACATTTCCGACAACTCCATTTCTGTTGGAAAAAGCCGCAAAACAAGCAGCTCGTTATGATTTTATCACTGATCTTTCGCGTCCTGCAGGTTTTTACGAGCTGACGGAAATTCTTCAAAAATCTGAAAAAGAAGGATTTAACTTAGACTCCAAAGAGCAAGCCAATGCATCTGAAGAAAATAAATCTCCTTCTTTGGCTTAGCTTTATCCCCTATTGGACATTTGCAGGAACGATCAGTCCTCCGTATTTTGT
This region includes:
- a CDS encoding iron-containing alcohol dehydrogenase encodes the protein MDFNYFHIPTRIIQGYESFGHLSEMADLSKKRVVLVTDEALIGLGITQTLRRFIENTAYGLIAYETSINPSTHYLYEGVNLVRDSRAQIVIGFGNPNVLAVARGMVQLAALPENKTPIHYIEIPTMPGICPGIMDTYYIADELDQLKHPYYDPESRADWLLLDSSYTEHIRVDIILSHAFQALAYTMDAYLSRSLSLLGESYALKAIEILVSAGNRLPNEPTNTRIKNELMLGGLLGSFAIQSSSLGISAALGMGLEAGRICSETQGAGAVFLHALEYSLLPNISKMQKIFKTLDLQDKGDVLENGFLVMETLQELAIQMEIPPLSTFPTTPFLLEKAAKQAARYDFITDLSRPAGFYELTEILQKSEKEGFNLDSKEQANASEENKSPSLA